A region of Actinomycetota bacterium DNA encodes the following proteins:
- the cysK gene encoding cysteine synthase A produces MSKIFDNVTRLIGNTPLVRLNRITKGIEAEVVAKLELSNPLASVKDRIGLSMIEAAEREDLIKEDTIILEPTSGNTGIALAFVCATKGYKLCLTMPDTMSLERRALLKAFGAELILTPGEKGMKGAVKKAEDLAARDPRYFIPQQFKNPANPEIHRKTTAEEIWRDTDGKVDILVAGVGTGGTITGVAEVIKSRKPEFLAIAVEPSNSPVLSGGSPGPHKIQGIGAGFVPEVLRLDLVDEIIQVKDEDAINMSQRLAKEEGILVGISTGAAAWAALKVAKRDENKGKLIVVIFPDTGERYLSMKLFK; encoded by the coding sequence ATGTCTAAGATATTCGATAATGTTACAAGGTTAATTGGAAACACACCTTTGGTGAGACTAAATAGAATAACCAAGGGTATAGAGGCAGAAGTTGTAGCGAAGTTGGAGTTATCTAACCCACTGGCTTCAGTGAAAGACAGGATTGGTCTATCAATGATTGAAGCAGCTGAAAGAGAAGACCTAATAAAAGAAGATACTATTATACTTGAACCTACCAGTGGAAATACAGGAATAGCATTAGCCTTCGTATGCGCTACTAAAGGCTATAAATTATGTCTTACTATGCCTGATACTATGAGTCTTGAGCGAAGAGCACTACTCAAAGCATTTGGTGCAGAACTCATTCTAACACCAGGGGAAAAAGGAATGAAAGGTGCAGTCAAGAAAGCAGAGGATCTTGCTGCCAGAGATCCAAGATACTTTATCCCTCAACAGTTTAAAAATCCTGCTAATCCTGAGATTCATCGTAAGACTACTGCTGAGGAAATCTGGAGAGATACAGATGGTAAAGTGGATATCTTGGTAGCTGGTGTGGGAACTGGTGGGACAATCACAGGTGTAGCTGAGGTAATAAAAAGCAGAAAGCCGGAATTTCTTGCAATTGCAGTTGAGCCATCAAATTCACCTGTACTTTCTGGTGGAAGCCCAGGACCACATAAAATTCAGGGTATAGGAGCGGGATTTGTCCCAGAGGTATTGAGATTAGACTTAGTTGATGAAATCATACAGGTCAAAGATGAGGATGCTATAAATATGTCCCAAAGGTTGGCTAAGGAAGAGGGCATACTGGTTGGTATCTCTACTGGAGCTGCAGCATGGGCTGCACTAAAAGTCGCTAAAAGGGATGAAAACAAAGGAAAACTTATAGTTGTAATCTTTCCTGATACAGGTGAGCGTTATCTATCCATGAAACTTTTTAAGTAA